The following nucleotide sequence is from Nitrospinota bacterium.
GGGGGTCGCCGAGCCGCATTGCGGCGAGGCCGTGCAGGCCTATGTTGTCGCAATCGGCAAGCCCGCGCCCATGGAAATAATCTTGTTTTGCAAAGAAAGATTGGCGGACTACAAGGTTCCCCAAAATATCCGGTTTGTGGATGAGTTGCCAAAAAGTCCCACCGGGAAAATATTAAGAAAGTATTTGGCCGGCTGAGGGGAGTGGGGACGATGGAAATAAAGTTAGACAGGGACGACTTCATAAATCAGTACCCGCCATTCAACCTGATAAATTCAAAGGCCGTAAACGGTATTTTCAAAAAAGAGGGAATGCACGTTTATGTGCATCTGCCGTTTTGCAAAAACAAGTGCGGGTATTGCTATTTCAAGTCCTTTGACGAGTTCACTGATGAGACCGTCAAGGCATACCTGGCGGCCCTGAAAAGGGAGGTATCCATTTATAGCCAAATGGCGGAGGTGCAAAGCAAGAAGGTGAGGTCGCTATATTTCGGTGGCGGCACCCCAACCCTTCTCTCGTGCGCGCAATTGGAGGATTTGACGCACCATATCAAGGGAAGCTTTGATTTTAATGATGATTATGAGTTTTGTGTTGAATCCAATCCGGACAAAGAAACCGCGACGAAAGAAAAGTTCGATCTTCTAAAAGCCCTTAATGTCCGGCGGATAAGCTTCGGCGTGCAAAATTTCAACGAGGCGGTCTTGCGGCTTAACGGCAGATACAACAATTTAGACGAGTTTTACCGGATTTATGGGATGGCGAAAGACTCGGGCATCGAAGTAAGGAACATAGACATCATGTCCGGGATGATTGGCGAGACAAGCGGGAATTGGCGCGCGGTCATAGACAAGCTCATTGAACTTGCGCCGGAAAATATAGCGTTTTACAAGATCGAGCTTTACTACAACACGAAGCTGTTCGAGAAGACGCGGAAAAACATTCACGATACCCCCCTTATGTCGAACCGCGAGGAGATCGAGCTTATCAAATACGCCTATGACAGGCTTCAGGACGAAGGCCGGTATACCGTGACCAGTTGCTTCAACCTGGCAAAGAGCCGCCGGCAGGAGCATTTACACCGCAAGGGGATTTGGGAAGGGGATGACATGATTGGTTTTGGGTTGTCCTCGCATTCATGTTTTAACCGGCACCTATATCAGAACGCATGGAACATGAAGGATTATCTTCAGGCCGTTAGCTCGCAAAGACTCCCCATCAAAAGGGCATATTTCATTTCGATGCGCGATGAAATAGCGTCGGCGATGGTTTACGGGGTCAAAAGCCTAGAAATGAGCAGGCAGGGCTTCATAGACCGGTTTGGCTTTGACATGACAGTCCTGTACGGAGATACCATCGGTCTTCTGGAGGAAAAGGGGTTTTTACAGTTGACGCGGGACTCGCTAAAAGTACCCAGGGAATATTACATATTCGCCGACGATATAAGCAGGAAATTCTTCCTCCCCGAACACGAGACCATGATGCTTGCCCACCTTGCGAGGGCATAGGGGATGTCCAGCGCGCTTGTCATGGGGTATTCCGGCTCCAGCCGCGAGAGCCAGGAAAACAGGAAAAAACTTTTTGTTTTAAAGAAAGCGCCCAGGAACGGCAACCGGCATTTTGACAGCTTCCTCTCCTTCGGGAATGACGCGGAGGATGTGCCGATGAATTATTTTCCGCTAAAAGGGTTGGGGCACGATTGTGCGGCCTCTTTGATTCGCGGGGGCACGGCGGTCGCATCCGCCGCCGAAGAGAGGTTCAACAGGATGAAGCATTCCGTCTCCCCGGCCGGGAGCAATATGCTCCCTAAAAGATCAATGGAGTTCTGCTTAAAGCAAGGCGGCGCTTCGATGCGTGACGTGGATTACATCTGCTATTTCCTTGATGTGTCGGAAGAAGTATTCAATAGAAAGATCGAAATATTGTCGAGATGCCTGCCGGAACGCGTAAAAGAGAAAGTGATACAAGCCAACAGGCTCAGTTATGAAAAGGAATTCTCCAGTGCGCGGGTTTACGGCGAACTCGTAAGGGTGACGGCGCATGAGTGGGGACGTGAAAAGGTAAAGTTCATACCCCACCATTATGCGCATGCCGCGTCGGCATTTTACTCTTCAGGCTTTGATGATTGCGGCATTCTCACTTTGGACGGGTATGGAGAGGTGGCCAGTTCTGTTTTCGCCATCGGGCATGGAAACAAATTGGATGTGATGGAGGAAACGGAAATACCCACGTCGCTAGGCATTTTATACATGTTAATCACCGCGTTCCTCGGCTTCAAGCCCCTCAGCGACGAGTACAAGGTGATGGGTTTGGCGTCATATGGAGATTCAAAGAATTATGAAAAGGAATTCCGGAGCCTTATAAAAATTGGAAATGACGGCGCCTACGATACGTCAGCCCTCATACGGGAGGATTTTAAAAGCGTCATCGAGGAAATGTTCGGCAAGCCAAGGGAAGCACACGGTGAAATCACACGAAGGGAGAAAGATGTCGCCGCTTCATTGCAGCATGCGTTGGAGGAAGCCGTCCTTCACAAGCTTGCATATCTGAAAGTGAAGCATGGTTTCAAAAACCTCTGCCTTTCAGGGGGCGTTGCCCTCAATTGCGCAATGAACGGAATGCTCGTCAAATCAGGCCTGTTTGAAAATATTTATGTCTTTCCCGCAAGCGGTGATGACGGGTGCAGTTTGGGCGCGGCACAATACTTTTATTACAACAAAATGAATCCTGGCGGCGGGAAGAAGAAAGTCGCCTCGGTTTACCTGGGGCCTGAATATTCGGATGGCGAAGTATCCATGGCCATAAACAAGTTTGGGGGGGCAATCAGTTCTTGCAAAAAGGAATGCGTGGAAAACGAAGCCGCAAAACTCCTGGCGCGGCAAAAGGTGATCGGGTGGTTCCAGGGCCGGATGGAATTCGGCCCCAGGGCATTGGGGAACAGGAGCATTCTGGCGGACCCGAGGAGTCCGGGTATGAAAGATATTGTCAACGCGAAAATCAAAAAGAGAGAGATGTTCAGGCCGTTTGCGCCGGCGGTAAAGCTGGAAAGCGCAGAAACGTACTTTGAAATGGAACGGTTGGATGAATCCCCCTATATGCTTTTCGTTGTGCCGGTCAAGGAAGATAAAAAAAACCTTATACCCGCTGTTACCCACTGTGACGGCACGGCGAGGATCCAGACCGTCAAGGAAGAAGATAATCCGATGTTTTGGAAATTACTATGCAGCTTTGAAAGACATGCCGGACTGCCCATTATTTTAAATACGTCGTTCAATGTTATGGGCGAACCTATCGTGTGCAGTCCGGAGGACGCGGTGCGGTGTTTTCTTGGCACAAACTTGGATGCCCTTGTAATCGGCAACTATCTAATCGAAAAACTAAATCAAGGAGGCGGAAATGGATAGGGAAGAAATAAGGAAAGCGCTGTTGGACATACTCTGCTCCAAAGATCAAATGTCGTTGCAACTGGATACGTCGGACATTAAGGACGACACTTCATTGTTGAGCGACGTCTGTTTGGATTCCATTCAGATATTGGAGCTCGTAGTGGCAATCGAAAACAAATTCAAGGTATGCATAAACACCGAAGAAATCACCCTGGACATATTCGACCGATTTTCTGATTTAGTCGAATACATTGGCGCGCAGACCGGCGGTTCTTATGAAAAAATCTGAAATTAAAAAAAAGATACTGGAGGGGTTGCCGGTCAGCCGCGGAACGATAACCGGAACCGTCAGGGTAATAAAGGACCATAAAATGTCCGCCCTTGTGAACGAAGGGGACATTCTGGTTGTCCCCAGAAGCCATCCGAATTACGCGATCGGAGTCATGAAAGCCGGCGGTCTTATTTGCGAGGAAGGTGGCAGGCTGTCGCACCTTTGCATCGTGGCGATGGAAATGGGCATTCCCTGCATAACACAGGCAAAGGGAGCCATTACGCTGCTTGAGACGGCTTGCACCGTGACCCTGGACGCCAGTGACGGGGCGGTATATGAAGCCTAGAACCGGCGAGGAAAGACTTACGCTTTACAGAAAATCGCTCGCATTTGCCTGGGGCTTCGTCGATTACAACGACTGGCCGGTAAAGCTCAATTCCGTTTTCCACCTTTTCTTAAAGGAGTTCGGCGAGGAATTATTGGAAGATATTAATGCACTAAAAGCACAAGGCTGTTCGGCGAAGGATATCGCCGGCGGCTTTTACAACCCGGCCAGAATATACAGAATCATAGACTCGGCCATTTATAGCATGAGGAGGAACAAATACCCCCTTGATCAACAAAAGGCGGTCACGTTGGAACTTCTATCCTTTGTCAGTGTCCTGAAACAGGGGTCTGAGTTTAATGAGGACGGCAGGAACATAATTTACAACGACGCCCAGTTGGCGGCGGTTATCGACAGATTGGATGGCAAGACCTGCACCCGCGATGATTCCCGGCTGTTACACAGATTTTGCGGAATGATTTGGGCATATACAGAGGCGATTTTTTTCAGGGCGCATGATGTCACAAAAGAGATACATGGCCCCTATTCCCACAAAGACGGAAGATCGAACATTATCATCAAGGAATATCTGAATCTGCACCCATCGGACATCTGGCCGGGCATTGCTCTTTTGCCGTGCAAGACCATAAAGGTGGTCAGCCTCTATAGCGAGAACATAAAACAAAGCATAGACGCTTTGAATCACCTTTATCACGACGGCGGGAGTTTGGTGGACAACCTTAACGGATACTACATCGAGGTGGACGGAAAAATCGAAAGCGCCGGCCGGATAAAGGAGCTTGTGAAGGATATTGGACGGGCGATATCCGAGATCACGGATAGGGTTGAGCAAATGACCTTCAATGAAAAAATCATCAAATACGCGGAGATATTCTGGTTCAGGAAAAGGCCTTTACGGGAGATGCGCGGAAAGGACTGGAGGCTTCCGCTCCCGGTAAGGGAAAAAATCCTCGCGGGGGAAATCAACCCGCGCAGAATAAGCCGGCTGCCGGAAGAGCAGGTTCACAGGCTGGCGATGCTCACGATTTAAGGAACAGGATGGCGTTAATGGATTCCGATATTTACATAGCCAAGTGCGATTCATACGATGGCGATGCCATCTACAAATTGCTTTTGGAGTTTTTTGGATACATCGGTGGCGCGGAAAAGTGGATTAAACCGGGAATGGAAGTATTGATTAAGCCCAATCTCTGCCTTGCCCATCCTCCCGAAATGGCGATAACGACACACCCAACGGTGATTGAGCAGGCCGCCAGGATCGCCATGGAGTGCGGAGCCAACGTGTCGATAGGAGACAACCCCATTGGCAAGTTCGATCAACGTCACATAAGCAGGATTTGGGAAGTTGCGGGCATGAATGCAATTGTCGAAAGGCTTGGTTGCGGGAAAAGCATTCTTGACAAAAAAGGATTCAGGAAAGAAACATTTGAGCTTAATGGAAATACGGCCGATTACTACATATCCAGGGAGTATTTAAGCGCCGATTTAGTCATAAACATTCCAAAGTTCAAGACGCACGCCCTGATGGGGTTTACCGGCGCCGTTAAAAACATATACGGAATCATACCCGGGCGGTCAAAACTCAGGCTGCATGGTTTTGCGCCGGGGGTACGCGAGTTTTCAAGGATCATTGCGGATGTGTATTCCAAGAGGATTCCCGAGGTAACGATAATGGATGCCGTTGAAGGGCTTGAGGGTAACGGGCCAGGCACGGGGGGGGTGAAGAGGAAGGTGGGCCTGCTAATGGCGAGCAGTGACGGGGTTTTGCTGGATTCGATCTGCTCAAGAGTTATTGGCGTGGACCCTAACGACATTGCAACAAACATCTCCGCCAGGGAAAAGGGGCTTGGAAGCATGAACCCGCGCAATGTGTATTTAAGCGGTATCGGCAGGTTGGAGGATGCATATCTCCGGGATTTTAAGATTCCAAGCACGATGCGCTATAAAAACTCGAAGGTCGTGGAAAAACTATTCAACATCGCACGGTTCAAGATACGAATCCAGCCGGACAAATGTAAGGACTGTTTCCTGTGTTTCAAAAATTGCCCTGTGGAAGCAATCGGGCAGGCGGCTGGCAAGCGCCTTCAAATAAACGAGGCTCAATGCATCCAATGCCTGTGTTGCCTTGAGTTATGTCCGCACGGCGCCGTTGACGCTTCCACGAGCAGGTTTTATTCGGAACTTAAAAGACTGCGGGCCCGTTCATGAGGAATAACGCTATGGATAGTGGAAGGGACCTGGCAATTATAATAGACAACTATGATTCATTTACATATAATTTGTACCAATATATTATGGAAATGGTCTCGGAGGTTAAGGTTTTCAGGAACGATAATATTACCATTCGTGATATTGAGGATATGGAGCCGAAATATATTGTGATTTCCCCGGGACCCAAGGAACCCAAGGACGCGGGCATGTCCAAAAAAATCATAGAACGATTTGGGGAGGAGGTAAATA
It contains:
- a CDS encoding coproporphyrinogen III oxidase family protein — its product is MEIKLDRDDFINQYPPFNLINSKAVNGIFKKEGMHVYVHLPFCKNKCGYCYFKSFDEFTDETVKAYLAALKREVSIYSQMAEVQSKKVRSLYFGGGTPTLLSCAQLEDLTHHIKGSFDFNDDYEFCVESNPDKETATKEKFDLLKALNVRRISFGVQNFNEAVLRLNGRYNNLDEFYRIYGMAKDSGIEVRNIDIMSGMIGETSGNWRAVIDKLIELAPENIAFYKIELYYNTKLFEKTRKNIHDTPLMSNREEIELIKYAYDRLQDEGRYTVTSCFNLAKSRRQEHLHRKGIWEGDDMIGFGLSSHSCFNRHLYQNAWNMKDYLQAVSSQRLPIKRAYFISMRDEIASAMVYGVKSLEMSRQGFIDRFGFDMTVLYGDTIGLLEEKGFLQLTRDSLKVPREYYIFADDISRKFFLPEHETMMLAHLARA
- a CDS encoding acyl carrier protein, with protein sequence MDREEIRKALLDILCSKDQMSLQLDTSDIKDDTSLLSDVCLDSIQILELVVAIENKFKVCINTEEITLDIFDRFSDLVEYIGAQTGGSYEKI
- a CDS encoding DUF362 domain-containing protein; translated protein: MDSDIYIAKCDSYDGDAIYKLLLEFFGYIGGAEKWIKPGMEVLIKPNLCLAHPPEMAITTHPTVIEQAARIAMECGANVSIGDNPIGKFDQRHISRIWEVAGMNAIVERLGCGKSILDKKGFRKETFELNGNTADYYISREYLSADLVINIPKFKTHALMGFTGAVKNIYGIIPGRSKLRLHGFAPGVREFSRIIADVYSKRIPEVTIMDAVEGLEGNGPGTGGVKRKVGLLMASSDGVLLDSICSRVIGVDPNDIATNISAREKGLGSMNPRNVYLSGIGRLEDAYLRDFKIPSTMRYKNSKVVEKLFNIARFKIRIQPDKCKDCFLCFKNCPVEAIGQAAGKRLQINEAQCIQCLCCLELCPHGAVDASTSRFYSELKRLRARS